In one Cronobacter dublinensis subsp. dublinensis LMG 23823 genomic region, the following are encoded:
- a CDS encoding methyltransferase, with amino-acid sequence MSAHYDNDSLSALEAITEAQRIAFAPMLFQAAINLRDAGILAFLDGQHRQGATLDEIVDACTLSPYAVSILLDMGLSGRILFQRDERYFLARTGHFLLHDKMTRVNMDFTQDVCYQGLYFLRDALEKGTPEGLKVFGEWPTIYPALSQLPEPAKSSWFAFDHYYSDAAFDAVLPHVFALKPNLIYDVGGNTGKWALRCCRYNKDVRVTLLDLPEQIALAREAVSAAGMADRIDFHPVNMLAQSPLPDEADIWWMSQFLDCFSPEQIVAMLTRVAGVMKPGAHLCVMELFWDAQKFEAASFSLNASSLYFTCMANGNSRFYSVVKFTAWLEAAGFNVKQQIDHLGTGHTLLICQKT; translated from the coding sequence GTGTCCGCTCACTACGACAACGATTCATTGAGCGCGCTGGAAGCGATAACCGAAGCCCAGCGTATCGCTTTTGCGCCGATGCTTTTTCAGGCGGCGATCAACCTGCGCGACGCGGGGATTCTCGCGTTTCTGGACGGCCAGCATCGGCAGGGCGCCACGCTCGATGAGATCGTCGATGCCTGCACGTTAAGCCCTTACGCCGTCAGCATTCTGCTCGATATGGGCCTGAGCGGCCGCATTCTCTTCCAGCGAGACGAGCGCTATTTTCTCGCAAGAACCGGCCATTTCCTGCTGCATGACAAAATGACGCGGGTAAACATGGATTTCACCCAGGACGTCTGTTACCAGGGGCTCTACTTCCTGCGCGACGCCCTGGAAAAAGGCACGCCCGAAGGGCTCAAAGTTTTTGGCGAGTGGCCGACGATTTATCCGGCGCTGTCGCAGTTGCCTGAGCCCGCCAAAAGCAGCTGGTTTGCCTTCGATCACTACTACTCGGACGCCGCCTTTGACGCCGTTCTGCCGCACGTTTTCGCCCTTAAGCCGAATTTAATTTATGACGTTGGCGGAAATACCGGTAAATGGGCGCTGCGTTGCTGCCGATATAACAAAGACGTGCGCGTAACGCTGCTGGATTTGCCGGAGCAAATCGCGCTGGCGCGCGAGGCGGTCAGCGCCGCGGGTATGGCGGATCGCATTGATTTTCATCCGGTGAACATGCTGGCGCAGTCGCCGCTGCCGGATGAAGCGGATATCTGGTGGATGAGCCAGTTTCTCGACTGTTTTTCACCCGAGCAGATTGTCGCCATGCTGACGCGCGTCGCGGGCGTTATGAAGCCGGGCGCGCATTTATGCGTCATGGAGCTCTTCTGGGATGCGCAAAAATTTGAAGCGGCGTCGTTCAGTCTGAATGCCTCGTCGCTCTACTTCACCTGCATGGCGAACGGCAACAGCCGTTTTTACAGCGTCGTGAAGTTTACCGCCTGGCTTGAAGCGGCGGGCTTTAACGTTAAACAACAAATCGACCATCTCGGGACCGGGCATACCCTGCTGATATGCCAGAAAACCTGA
- a CDS encoding beta-ketoacyl synthase chain length factor: MNFALNLVDWEARAPGLSETAQWMDWACRELPVDPAAPQAKLTALPMMTARRLASGSRLAVECGLTMLRRHAIDAVLFTSRHGELERNFRILTALTSRQPLSPTDFAMSVHNSAVGNLTIAASQPLVSSSLSAGADTFQQGLCEVICLLQAGYQRVLMVDFDGVLPEFYHSRVPQGMPGWAYAVALVIESGAALQCQTQPAAPAPEPTLSQSLQFLRYYLQGQADFTLAGERMEWRWSRV, translated from the coding sequence ATGAATTTTGCATTAAACCTTGTTGACTGGGAGGCCAGAGCGCCGGGGCTCAGTGAAACGGCGCAGTGGATGGACTGGGCGTGCCGCGAGCTGCCTGTCGATCCGGCGGCGCCGCAGGCGAAGCTCACCGCCCTGCCGATGATGACAGCGCGCCGTCTCGCCTCCGGCAGCCGTCTGGCGGTCGAGTGCGGGTTGACGATGCTGCGCCGCCATGCCATTGACGCGGTGCTGTTTACCAGCCGCCATGGCGAGCTGGAGCGCAATTTCCGCATTCTGACGGCGCTAACCTCCCGCCAGCCGCTTTCGCCGACCGATTTCGCGATGTCCGTACACAATTCTGCGGTTGGCAACCTGACTATCGCGGCCAGCCAGCCGCTCGTGTCGTCGTCGCTCTCGGCGGGCGCAGACACCTTTCAGCAAGGGCTTTGCGAAGTAATATGCCTGTTACAGGCGGGCTACCAGCGCGTGCTGATGGTCGATTTTGACGGCGTGCTGCCTGAGTTTTACCACTCGCGCGTGCCGCAAGGCATGCCGGGATGGGCCTATGCCGTCGCGCTGGTGATTGAATCCGGCGCGGCATTACAGTGCCAGACGCAACCCGCCGCGCCTGCCCCTGAACCAACGCTTTCCCAGAGCCTGCAATTCCTGCGTTATTACCTGCAAGGGCAGGCCGATTTCACGCTGGCGGGCGAGCGCATGGAATGGCGCTGGAGCCGCGTATGA
- a CDS encoding lysophospholipid acyltransferase family protein, translating to MALEPRMTGFAARLNWLWRLLMTAFCFTLFGVGGLLLSVVWFNLLNLAERNARRRRRLARRSIAASFRFFLRVSKAVGVLDYHINGAQTLRDERGCLVVANHPTLIDYVLIASVMPETDCLVKADLLRNPFVSGVIRAADYLINSQADRLLPESEKRLRGDDTLLIFPEGTRTRAGEPMRLQRGAANIAVRCQADLRVVTISCSEHLLDKQSKWYHVPARKPVFVVTAGKRIHTADFCEVHEGIEPALAARQLNRHLLSQLSQQTTPLAGIHNDASALS from the coding sequence ATGGCGCTGGAGCCGCGTATGACCGGCTTCGCAGCGCGCCTCAACTGGCTCTGGCGGCTTCTGATGACCGCGTTCTGCTTTACGCTTTTCGGCGTGGGCGGGCTGCTGTTATCCGTGGTCTGGTTCAATCTGTTAAACCTGGCAGAGCGCAACGCCCGGCGTCGTCGACGCCTCGCCAGACGCAGCATTGCCGCCAGCTTTCGCTTTTTCCTGCGCGTGTCAAAAGCGGTGGGCGTGCTGGATTACCACATCAACGGCGCGCAGACGCTGCGCGATGAACGGGGCTGTCTGGTGGTGGCGAATCACCCGACGCTCATTGACTACGTTCTTATCGCCTCGGTGATGCCGGAAACCGACTGTCTGGTGAAAGCCGACCTGCTGCGAAACCCCTTCGTCAGCGGCGTGATCCGGGCCGCCGATTATCTGATTAACAGCCAGGCCGACCGGCTTTTGCCCGAGAGCGAAAAGCGCCTGCGCGGCGATGACACCCTGCTTATTTTCCCGGAAGGCACGCGCACCCGCGCGGGCGAACCGATGCGCCTGCAACGCGGCGCGGCCAATATCGCCGTGCGCTGTCAGGCGGACCTGAGAGTCGTGACCATTTCGTGCAGCGAACATCTGCTGGATAAGCAGAGCAAGTGGTATCACGTCCCCGCGCGCAAACCGGTGTTTGTCGTCACGGCAGGGAAAAGAATCCATACCGCAGATTTTTGTGAGGTGCATGAGGGCATCGAGCCTGCGCTGGCGGCTCGTCAGCTTAACCGACACCTCTTGTCCCAGTTATCACAGCAAACCACACCTTTGGCAGGGATCCACAACGATGCAAGCGCTTTATCTTGA
- a CDS encoding phosphopantetheine-binding protein yields MQALYLEIKNLIINTLNLEELSADDIETDAALFGDGLGLDSIDALELGLAVKNQYGVVLSAESEEMRQHFFSVASLASFIHSQRA; encoded by the coding sequence ATGCAAGCGCTTTATCTTGAAATTAAAAATCTGATTATCAACACGCTCAACCTCGAAGAACTGAGCGCCGATGATATTGAAACCGACGCCGCCCTGTTTGGCGACGGGCTGGGTCTCGATTCTATCGACGCGCTTGAACTGGGGCTGGCAGTTAAAAACCAATACGGCGTTGTGCTTTCCGCAGAAAGCGAAGAGATGCGTCAGCACTTTTTCTCTGTCGCCTCGCTGGCGTCTTTTATTCATTCCCAACGCGCATAA
- a CDS encoding acyl carrier protein, producing MVDQHAIYQEVSGLLVKLFEIDPEDITPQARLYEDLELDSIDAVDMVVHLQKKTGKKIKPETFKSVRTVQDVVDAVERLLSEE from the coding sequence ATGGTTGATCAACACGCTATTTATCAGGAAGTTTCCGGACTTCTCGTCAAATTATTCGAAATCGATCCTGAGGACATCACGCCGCAGGCGCGGCTGTATGAAGATCTGGAGCTGGACAGCATTGATGCCGTCGATATGGTTGTGCATCTGCAAAAAAAGACCGGCAAGAAAATTAAGCCCGAGACGTTTAAATCCGTACGCACCGTTCAGGACGTAGTGGACGCAGTCGAGCGTCTGCTTAGCGAAGAATAA
- a CDS encoding COG4648 family protein, translating into MAEILTVLRRCSAPLSVALMVAWPFVILLGIRLNMMGWMIPVLALLLLARLYQARRMTGPGRVMSTGVALAGITLCLASAALKQQDVLLWYPVAVNTVMLALFGSSLWRGMPLVERLARLREPDLPAPAVRYTRKVTQIWSLFFIVNGTVAAATCLSGDTSLWTLWNGAIAYVLMGLLMAGEWLVRRRVIQRSAI; encoded by the coding sequence ATGGCTGAGATCCTGACCGTGCTGCGTCGCTGTAGCGCGCCGCTTTCCGTGGCGCTCATGGTGGCCTGGCCTTTTGTTATCCTGCTCGGCATCAGGCTGAACATGATGGGCTGGATGATCCCCGTACTGGCGCTGCTGCTGCTGGCGCGGCTGTATCAGGCCCGCCGGATGACAGGCCCCGGCCGCGTGATGTCGACAGGTGTCGCGCTTGCGGGTATCACGCTCTGTCTTGCCAGCGCGGCGCTGAAACAACAGGATGTGCTGCTGTGGTATCCGGTGGCCGTGAATACCGTGATGCTGGCGCTCTTTGGCAGCTCGCTCTGGCGCGGCATGCCGCTCGTTGAGCGTCTCGCGCGGCTGCGTGAGCCCGATCTGCCCGCGCCCGCCGTCCGGTATACCCGCAAAGTGACGCAAATCTGGAGCCTCTTTTTTATCGTCAACGGCACCGTCGCCGCCGCGACCTGCCTCTCTGGCGATACGTCGCTCTGGACACTCTGGAACGGCGCCATCGCCTACGTGCTCATGGGCCTTCTGATGGCGGGCGAATGGCTGGTGCGCCGCCGGGTGATTCAGCGGAGCGCGATATGA
- a CDS encoding class I adenylate-forming enzyme family protein, translating into MTPSTLPVAQWLSAPRPDDTVIAWSCSREWTLGQLRVDVSRWTQTLLAQPGERWALCFEDSYLFITALLAALHAGKVPVIPGHSRIAVLQEQQGLFDGVLSDHTMNWGGPTLVVACAQPGDAPCQTPPAIAPDSYVELFTSGSTGQPRRVRKPVACLDKEASLLASRFASRLKGCRVAASVVPQHLYGLSFRIMLPMALGLPLHTAMLYYAEQLAALPPGHTYAFISSPAFLKRLDNQLAAPSLALIISAGGMLPWQDVQQTIAWTGITPDEIYGSTETGVLAWRYRDLDDKPWQPFPGVVLTPEQDRWRARSAIIPEQEGLLLDDALRVLEDGRFQLAGRQGRVVKIEEKRISLSDIERRMLAIKGIRDVAALPVTRGGRQGVGVLVVLDHDGAPQQLQSAGTPLALSWRRALLPWLEPVAIPRYWRIVDEIPVNSMNKRVYAQLEELFHDPS; encoded by the coding sequence ATGACCCCTTCTACGTTACCTGTCGCGCAGTGGCTGAGCGCGCCGCGGCCTGACGACACGGTTATCGCCTGGTCATGCAGCCGCGAATGGACGCTCGGGCAGCTGCGCGTTGATGTCTCGCGCTGGACGCAGACGCTTCTGGCGCAGCCCGGCGAGCGCTGGGCGCTCTGCTTTGAAGACAGCTATCTGTTCATTACCGCGCTGCTGGCTGCGCTGCATGCCGGCAAAGTGCCGGTAATTCCAGGCCATAGCCGTATTGCGGTTTTACAGGAGCAGCAAGGGCTATTCGACGGCGTCCTGAGCGATCACACGATGAACTGGGGCGGCCCGACGCTGGTGGTCGCCTGCGCTCAACCGGGCGATGCGCCGTGCCAGACGCCGCCCGCGATAGCGCCGGACAGCTATGTCGAGCTGTTTACGTCCGGCTCAACCGGTCAGCCACGGCGGGTGCGTAAACCCGTTGCGTGCCTGGATAAAGAAGCCTCGCTGCTGGCGTCACGCTTCGCCTCGCGCCTCAAAGGGTGCCGCGTGGCGGCGTCGGTCGTGCCGCAGCACCTCTATGGCCTGTCGTTTCGCATCATGCTACCGATGGCGTTGGGGCTGCCGCTTCACACGGCCATGCTCTATTACGCCGAACAGCTTGCCGCGCTACCGCCCGGACACACCTACGCCTTTATCAGCAGCCCGGCCTTTCTTAAACGCCTGGATAACCAGCTCGCCGCGCCGTCACTGGCGTTAATTATCTCCGCAGGCGGCATGCTGCCCTGGCAGGATGTGCAGCAGACGATTGCCTGGACCGGCATTACGCCAGATGAAATTTATGGCAGTACGGAAACCGGCGTGCTCGCCTGGCGTTACCGCGATCTGGACGATAAGCCCTGGCAGCCTTTCCCCGGCGTCGTACTCACGCCGGAGCAGGACCGCTGGCGTGCGCGCTCTGCCATCATCCCCGAACAGGAAGGGTTGTTGCTTGATGATGCGCTGCGCGTGCTGGAAGACGGCCGGTTCCAGCTCGCAGGCCGCCAGGGGCGCGTCGTGAAGATCGAAGAAAAACGGATTTCCTTAAGCGATATCGAGCGCCGGATGCTCGCCATTAAAGGCATACGGGATGTCGCTGCGCTGCCGGTCACACGCGGCGGACGCCAGGGCGTCGGCGTGCTGGTCGTGCTCGACCACGACGGCGCGCCTCAGCAACTGCAAAGCGCGGGCACACCGCTTGCGCTGTCATGGCGTCGCGCCCTGCTGCCGTGGCTTGAGCCCGTCGCCATTCCCCGCTACTGGCGCATCGTGGATGAAATTCCGGTGAACAGTATGAACAAGCGTGTCTATGCGCAATTAGAGGAACTTTTTCATGACCCCTCATGA
- a CDS encoding ApeI family dehydratase — MTPHEIQRHQPSSHQAEIVLRLDPTLFWFKGHFPVQPLLPGVAQLDWVMHYAQAILAPDYRFQGIQNVKFQAPLLPGCDVLLTLDWNEARNVLSFSYHRLAGETRVLSSSGKIKLCR, encoded by the coding sequence ATGACCCCTCATGAGATCCAACGCCATCAGCCCTCTTCGCATCAGGCTGAGATCGTGTTGCGCCTTGATCCCACGCTGTTTTGGTTTAAAGGGCATTTTCCCGTTCAGCCATTGCTGCCAGGCGTCGCGCAGCTCGACTGGGTGATGCACTACGCTCAGGCTATCCTGGCGCCCGACTACCGCTTCCAGGGCATTCAGAACGTGAAATTCCAGGCGCCGCTGCTGCCGGGCTGCGATGTTCTGCTCACGCTCGACTGGAACGAGGCGCGTAACGTACTCTCCTTCAGCTACCACCGGCTGGCGGGCGAAACGCGCGTGTTGTCGAGCAGCGGGAAAATCAAGCTATGTCGCTAG
- a CDS encoding glycosyltransferase family 2 protein, whose translation MSLETAAFQPCVVIPCYNHGSLIENVLVRLAPFALPCFIIDDGSDAPTRATLDALVQRYPSLTLVRLPRNAGKGVAVIEGLRHVAAQGYTHAVQVDADGQHAVEDIPAFLALARQHPDALISGHPVYDDSMPRARRYGRWITHVWVWIETLSLSLKDSMCGFRVYPVAATLAQAQRHMPGKRMDFDTEIMVRLYWQGHPSYFIPTRVTYPHDGISHFDALRDNCRISWMHTRLFFGMLPRAPGLLWRRRQQHWARQQERKGLLGMRIMIAVWRLLGRRAFSALLRPVIAVYWLTATEARQASRQWISRVRHTLALRQQPLPERLSSYRHFLRFGETMLDKVASWRGEFRPGHEVIISPEAQAAIAARPQQGRLLLASHLGDVEACRALAERHGDIVINALVFSENAQRFKQIMEEAAPDAGVNLIPVTDIGPDTAMLLKDKLDRGEWVAIVGDRIAVNPQRGGQWRVIWSMFMGQPAPFPQGPFILAAALRCPVDVVFALHLRKKLHLFLEPFANPLTLPRGQRQQALQDAVDRYAARLEYYALQSPLEWFNFYDFWRLPDATVATDERNEES comes from the coding sequence ATGTCGCTAGAGACCGCCGCCTTTCAGCCCTGCGTGGTTATCCCGTGCTACAACCACGGCAGCCTGATAGAAAACGTTCTGGTCCGCCTGGCGCCCTTCGCCCTGCCCTGTTTCATCATTGACGACGGCAGCGACGCGCCGACGCGCGCCACGCTGGACGCGCTGGTCCAGCGCTATCCCTCGCTGACGCTGGTGCGGTTGCCCCGTAATGCGGGGAAAGGCGTGGCGGTCATCGAAGGGCTTCGCCATGTGGCGGCGCAGGGCTATACCCACGCAGTGCAGGTCGATGCCGACGGGCAACATGCGGTGGAGGATATTCCCGCCTTTTTAGCGCTCGCGCGCCAGCACCCCGACGCGCTTATCTCCGGTCATCCTGTTTATGATGATTCTATGCCGCGCGCGCGGCGTTACGGACGCTGGATAACGCATGTCTGGGTCTGGATTGAAACGCTGTCGCTGTCGTTAAAAGACAGCATGTGCGGGTTTCGCGTTTACCCGGTCGCAGCGACGCTCGCCCAGGCGCAGCGCCATATGCCCGGCAAACGGATGGATTTCGATACCGAAATCATGGTGCGCCTCTACTGGCAGGGCCATCCCAGCTATTTTATCCCCACCCGCGTCACCTATCCGCACGACGGCATTTCGCATTTCGACGCGCTGCGGGACAACTGCCGTATCTCCTGGATGCATACCCGACTCTTTTTCGGCATGCTGCCGCGCGCGCCGGGCCTGTTATGGCGTCGACGCCAGCAGCACTGGGCGCGCCAGCAGGAGAGAAAAGGCCTGCTGGGGATGCGCATCATGATAGCCGTGTGGCGTCTTCTGGGACGCCGGGCGTTTAGCGCGCTGCTGCGCCCGGTGATAGCCGTCTACTGGCTAACCGCCACAGAAGCGCGCCAGGCCTCGCGCCAGTGGATCTCGCGCGTGCGGCACACCCTCGCGCTGCGCCAGCAGCCCTTACCGGAACGGCTCAGCAGCTATCGCCACTTTTTACGCTTCGGCGAAACCATGCTCGATAAAGTGGCGAGCTGGCGCGGCGAGTTCCGCCCTGGCCATGAAGTGATTATCTCGCCAGAAGCGCAGGCCGCCATCGCTGCGCGACCGCAACAGGGCCGGCTCCTGCTGGCCTCTCATCTCGGCGATGTCGAAGCCTGCCGGGCGCTGGCTGAACGTCACGGCGATATCGTCATTAACGCGCTGGTGTTCAGTGAAAATGCGCAGCGCTTTAAACAAATTATGGAAGAGGCGGCTCCCGACGCGGGCGTCAACCTGATCCCAGTGACGGATATCGGCCCCGATACCGCCATGCTGCTGAAGGACAAACTCGATCGCGGCGAGTGGGTGGCGATCGTCGGCGATCGTATCGCGGTCAATCCTCAGCGCGGCGGCCAGTGGCGCGTTATCTGGAGCATGTTTATGGGCCAGCCTGCGCCCTTCCCGCAGGGGCCGTTTATTCTCGCCGCCGCCTTACGCTGCCCGGTGGATGTCGTCTTCGCGCTCCATCTGCGCAAAAAGCTGCATCTGTTTCTTGAGCCGTTCGCGAACCCGCTGACGCTCCCGCGCGGACAGCGTCAGCAGGCGCTGCAGGACGCCGTCGATCGCTATGCCGCACGGCTGGAGTACTACGCGCTCCAGTCACCGCTTGAATGGTTCAACTTTTACGATTTCTGGCGCCTGCCCGACGCAACGGTCGCGACAGACGAACGGAACGAGGAGTCTTAA
- a CDS encoding acyl-CoA thioesterase: MLNDPRFTAEVQLAIPFHDVDSMGVVWHGNYFRYFEIAREALLNQFNYGYRQMKASGYVWPVVDTRVKYRDALTFEQHIRVRATIEEYENRLRIGYTIFDAQTGKRTTTGYTIQVAVEEQSREMCFVSPAILFERMGITV; the protein is encoded by the coding sequence GTGTTAAACGATCCCCGCTTCACTGCGGAAGTTCAACTCGCCATCCCTTTTCATGACGTCGACTCGATGGGCGTCGTCTGGCATGGCAACTATTTTCGCTATTTCGAGATAGCCCGCGAGGCGCTGCTTAACCAGTTCAACTACGGATACCGGCAAATGAAGGCCTCCGGCTACGTGTGGCCGGTGGTCGACACGCGCGTGAAATACCGCGACGCCCTGACGTTTGAGCAACATATCCGGGTGCGCGCCACGATCGAAGAATATGAAAACCGGCTACGCATCGGTTACACGATTTTCGATGCGCAAACCGGTAAACGCACCACGACGGGCTACACCATTCAGGTCGCTGTTGAAGAGCAGAGCCGGGAAATGTGTTTTGTCAGTCCGGCCATTCTCTTTGAACGCATGGGAATTACAGTATGA
- a CDS encoding outer membrane lipoprotein carrier protein LolA, with translation MKFWALLLLLCGPVASAVTLDELQQRFTQQPVVRAHFEQTRTIKDMPQPLRSRGEMIIARDKGLLWRQTQPFPMTLLLDDTRMAQQINDQPPQVVTAQNNPQMFQFNHLLRALFQADRKVLEQNFRIDFQDNGQGRWRLALTPVTTPLDKIFASIELQGRDYLETINLSDKQGDQTDIVFSQHHLEPATLTDEERQRFAF, from the coding sequence ATGAAATTCTGGGCCTTGTTATTACTGCTCTGCGGGCCTGTTGCCAGCGCGGTAACGCTTGATGAACTCCAGCAGCGCTTTACGCAACAGCCGGTCGTGCGTGCGCATTTCGAACAGACCCGCACCATTAAAGATATGCCGCAACCGCTGCGCTCGCGGGGAGAGATGATTATTGCGCGCGACAAAGGCCTGCTCTGGCGTCAGACGCAGCCGTTTCCCATGACCCTGCTGCTTGACGACACGCGGATGGCGCAGCAAATCAATGACCAGCCGCCGCAGGTCGTGACGGCGCAAAACAACCCGCAGATGTTCCAGTTTAATCACTTGCTCCGCGCGCTGTTCCAGGCGGACCGCAAGGTGCTTGAGCAAAACTTTCGCATCGACTTTCAGGACAACGGTCAGGGCCGCTGGCGTCTGGCGCTGACGCCGGTCACCACGCCGCTGGATAAAATCTTCGCCTCGATAGAACTCCAGGGCCGCGACTATCTGGAAACCATCAACCTGTCTGATAAACAAGGCGACCAGACCGACATCGTCTTTAGCCAGCACCATCTTGAGCCTGCGACCCTGACCGATGAAGAACGTCAACGCTTTGCTTTCTGA
- a CDS encoding MMPL family transporter, with translation MKNVNALLSEYPRRFALAWLGVCLLLAATLCAQLPHARINSSVLALLPQQTLGDIPPALHDGFMQRLDRQVVWMVSSGKTADPQVAQRWLETLRGFSFLRDVKGPMDAHQQQAWGAFYFEHRNGNLDAQTRRRLENGGENQAQWILSQVYSAFSGVSGKELRNDPLMLVRGAQMALAQNASRLRLMQGWLTAQDDRGNYWYLLHGELAGSSFDMTRTHEMVVALNAAGQALKAQFPNAQVMSRGTAFYSDYASQQAKQDVSTLGLATILGVIALIVVTFRSLRPLLLCLLSVGTGALAGCAVTLLVFGELHLMTLVMSVSVIGISADYTLYYLTERMIHGQEASPQQSMAKVGKTLLQALLTTVAAYLVMMLAPFPGIRQMALFAAIGLSASGLTVIFWHPLLCRGLPVRPAPALSLLLPALAAWRRNKRLIIGLPVCIALVSAAGIATLRVNDDIAQLQALPPDLLAQEKAIAAMTGQGSDQKWFVVYGQTPQETLERMEAFAPRLETAREQGWLARYRLIPLNSQARQQRDVALIQAAAPTITARLTQAGIPVASINSAPMPVTLENWLASPASEGWRLMWLTLPDGTSGALVPVDGVRDSAALGDIAARQPGVAWVDRKASFDALFSLYRHVLTGLLGVALIIIAIGAVMRLGLRKGLISLVPSLLSLAAGLAALAFTGQPLNIFSLLALVLVLGIGINYTLFFSNPRGTPLTSLVAITLAMITTLLTLGMLVFSATQAISGFGTVLCCGIFVAFLLSPLAMPERRKTRKSR, from the coding sequence ATGAAGAACGTCAACGCTTTGCTTTCTGAGTATCCACGGCGGTTCGCGCTGGCGTGGCTTGGCGTGTGCCTGCTGCTTGCGGCGACGCTGTGCGCGCAGTTGCCTCACGCACGCATTAACAGCAGCGTGCTGGCCCTGCTGCCGCAGCAAACGCTCGGCGACATTCCGCCTGCGCTGCATGACGGCTTTATGCAGCGTCTCGATCGCCAGGTCGTCTGGATGGTTAGCAGCGGAAAAACCGCCGATCCGCAGGTCGCGCAGCGCTGGCTGGAGACGCTGCGCGGCTTCTCGTTTCTGCGCGACGTGAAAGGCCCGATGGACGCGCATCAGCAGCAGGCGTGGGGCGCGTTTTACTTTGAACATCGCAACGGCAATCTCGATGCGCAAACGCGCCGCCGTCTGGAAAACGGCGGTGAGAACCAGGCGCAGTGGATCCTGTCACAGGTCTACTCGGCGTTTTCCGGCGTCAGCGGCAAAGAGCTGCGCAACGATCCGCTGATGCTGGTGCGCGGCGCGCAAATGGCGCTGGCGCAAAACGCCAGTCGTCTGCGTCTGATGCAGGGATGGCTGACCGCGCAGGACGACAGGGGTAATTACTGGTATTTACTGCACGGCGAACTGGCCGGTTCCTCCTTCGATATGACCCGGACGCATGAAATGGTCGTGGCGTTAAACGCCGCCGGGCAGGCGCTGAAGGCGCAGTTTCCGAACGCCCAGGTGATGTCGCGCGGCACGGCGTTTTACAGCGACTACGCCAGCCAGCAGGCGAAGCAGGATGTCTCGACGTTAGGTCTTGCCACGATCCTCGGCGTGATTGCGCTTATCGTGGTGACCTTCCGTTCGCTGCGTCCGCTGCTGCTGTGCCTGCTTTCTGTCGGCACCGGCGCGCTGGCGGGCTGCGCGGTCACGCTGCTGGTGTTCGGCGAATTGCACCTGATGACGCTGGTGATGAGCGTCAGCGTTATCGGTATTTCTGCCGACTATACGCTCTACTACCTGACCGAGCGCATGATCCACGGTCAGGAAGCCTCGCCCCAGCAAAGTATGGCCAAAGTAGGCAAAACGCTGTTGCAGGCGTTGTTGACCACCGTCGCGGCGTATCTGGTGATGATGCTCGCGCCGTTTCCTGGCATTCGGCAGATGGCGCTGTTCGCCGCCATCGGGCTGAGCGCCTCCGGGCTGACCGTGATCTTCTGGCATCCGCTCTTGTGTCGCGGCCTGCCCGTGCGCCCGGCGCCGGCGCTCTCGCTGCTGCTGCCCGCGCTCGCCGCCTGGCGGCGCAATAAGCGTCTGATTATCGGGCTGCCGGTGTGCATCGCGCTGGTGTCCGCCGCAGGCATCGCCACGCTGCGTGTGAATGACGATATTGCGCAACTCCAGGCATTACCGCCCGATTTACTGGCGCAGGAAAAAGCGATCGCCGCCATGACCGGCCAGGGCAGCGATCAGAAATGGTTCGTGGTCTACGGGCAGACGCCGCAGGAGACGCTGGAGCGTATGGAAGCCTTCGCGCCGCGCCTTGAGACCGCGCGCGAACAGGGCTGGCTGGCGCGTTATCGCCTGATCCCGCTGAACTCGCAAGCCCGCCAGCAGCGTGATGTCGCGCTGATTCAGGCGGCGGCGCCGACCATCACTGCGCGTCTGACGCAGGCTGGTATTCCGGTCGCGTCCATCAATAGCGCCCCGATGCCCGTCACGCTGGAAAACTGGCTGGCGAGCCCGGCCAGCGAAGGATGGCGGCTGATGTGGCTGACGCTGCCCGATGGTACCAGCGGCGCGCTGGTCCCGGTCGATGGCGTGCGCGACAGCGCAGCGTTAGGCGACATCGCCGCACGCCAGCCTGGCGTCGCCTGGGTGGACAGAAAGGCGTCCTTTGACGCGCTGTTTTCCCTTTATCGCCATGTGCTGACGGGCCTGTTAGGGGTGGCGCTTATCATTATCGCCATCGGCGCGGTGATGCGTCTCGGGTTGCGTAAGGGGCTGATAAGCCTGGTGCCGTCTCTGCTTTCGCTGGCCGCAGGCCTGGCCGCGCTCGCCTTTACCGGACAACCGCTGAATATCTTTTCCCTGCTGGCCCTCGTGCTCGTACTCGGCATCGGTATTAACTACACGCTCTTTTTCAGCAATCCGCGCGGTACGCCGCTGACGTCACTGGTGGCCATCACGCTTGCGATGATAACGACCCTGCTGACGCTCGGCATGCTGGTTTTCAGCGCCACACAGGCGATCAGTGGTTTCGGCACCGTACTGTGCTGCGGCATTTTCGTCGCCTTTTTACTCTCTCCTCTGGCCATGCCGGAACGTCGCAAAACGAGAAAATCACGATGA